In Quercus lobata isolate SW786 chromosome 12, ValleyOak3.0 Primary Assembly, whole genome shotgun sequence, a genomic segment contains:
- the LOC115970003 gene encoding uncharacterized protein LOC115970003, with protein MGGPEEEEEALRLKGIAETKYKKSNLKSALKYAKRALRLAPNLDGLSEMVTSFKILRSPDSDWYTILQVEPFAHINTIKKQYKKLALLLHPDKNPYAGSEEAFKLVGDAFRFLSDKIRRKEYDMKLRIRIQDDNVNAAPAVDTFWTACSTCRLLHKFEKKYLGHSLVCPSCRKSFLAVQVETNDGDDAVEETRVRSERLRKRNLGLVRSFEQLGSNRKMGSGENLTSACGVKGKRGSGVKLGSVNVKGRLHGGGGVTSGELEREEDEDEDGDGDDRGIWSGGRLRNSGLKRMRTVGDVLERSMPKRAKTGEEMMTLAEMQLEAKQKAHQQRMKLKTKEKEKNEREKRKEKERHGDLKKSRDSKSGDLEIERHRKKGMGLEIDRRKDSRSGDLEIMSVEDSDYYDFDKDRVEKSFKRGQVWALYDDDDGMPRHYGLIDEVVSVNPFEVKMSWLDFQSNGDEGLIIWEKMGFHISCGRFKVARKTSINSVNVFSHIVDCERAAREVYRIYPRKGSVWALYNDAAVDAEGRNLSAKDKRCYDIVVFLTSFSEIHGLSMAYLEKVDGFKTVFKRREIGSHAIRCLEGDDVRLFSHQIPARKLSENEAPELLKDCWELDPASLPSDLLSIDWRR; from the coding sequence atgggGGGTcctgaagaagaggaagaagcacTGCGTCTGAAAGGCATAGCAGAGACGAAATACAAGAAGTCGAACCTGAAGTCCGCCCTCAAGTACGCGAAGCGAGCCCTTCGGCTAGCCCCCAACCTGGATGGGCTCTCGGAGATGGTCACATCCTTCAAGATCCTTCGCTCCCCTGATTCTGATTGGTACACCATCCTCCAGGTAGAACCCTTTGCTCACATTAACACCATTAAAAAACAGTACAAAAAACTCGCCTTGCTTCTTCACCCTGACAAGAACCCTTATGCCGGCTCCGAAGAGGCCTTTAAGCTCGTCGGCGACGCCTTTCGGTTCTTGTCCGATAAGATTCGTAGGAAAGAGTATGATATGAAGCTTAGGATTAGGATTCAGGATGACAATGTCAATGCTGCTCCTGCTGTGGACACTTTCTGGACCGCTTGTTCCACGTGCCGTTTGTTGCACAAGTTTGAGAAAAAGTATTTGGGTCATAGTTTGGTGTGTCCTAGTTGTAGGAAGAGCTTTCTGGCTGTGCAGGTTGAGACCAATGATGGGGATGATGCTGTGGAGGAAACTAGGGTTCGGAGTGAGAGGTTGAGGAAGAGAAATTTGGGTCTTGTCAGGAGTTTTGAGCAGTTGGGTTCTAATCGGAAAATGGGTAGTGGTGAGAATTTGACAAGTGCCTGTGGTGTGAAGGGAAAAAGGGGTAGTGGTGTGAAATTGGGAAGTGTGAATGTTAAGGGGAGATTGCACGGTGGTGGCGGAGTGACAAGTGGGGAATTGGAAAGGGaagaggatgaggatgaggatggtgatggtgatgataGAGGTATATGGAGTGGTGGGAGATTGAGGAATTCGGGTTTGAAGAGAATGAGGACTGTTGGGGATGTGTTAGAGAGGTCAATGCCGAAGAGGGCGAAAACTGGGGAGGAAATGATGACATTGGCGGAGATGCAGTTGGAAGCAAAGCAAAAGGCGCATCAACAGAGGATGAAATTGAAGACAAAGGAAAAGGAGAagaatgaaagagaaaagaggaaggagaaggagaGGCATGGAGATTTGAAGAAGAGTAGGGATTCTAAAAGTGGGGATTTAGAAATTGAGAGGCACAGGAAGAAGGGCATGGGCTTGGAAATTGATAGGCGCAAGGATTCTAGAAGTGGGGATTTGGAGATTATGTCAGTGGAGGATTCAGACTATTATGATTTTGATAAGGATAGAGTAGAGAAAAGTTTTAAGAGAGGGCAAGTGTGGGCTCtctatgatgatgatgatggaatGCCAAGGCATTATGGTTTGATAGATGAAGTTGTTTCGGTCAATCCTTTTGAGGTGAAGATGAgttggttggattttcaaagtAATGGGGATGAGGGGCTTATAATTTGGGAGAAAATGGGATTTCATATTTCTTGTGGAAGATTTAAGGTTGCTAGGAAGACTTCCATTAACTCAGTGAATGTCTTTTCACATATTGTGGATTGTGAACGAGCAGCAAGGGAGGTTTATAGAATTTATCCGAGGAAGGGCTCAGTGTGGGCACTTTATAACGATGCTGCTGTTGATGCAGAAGGAAGAAACCTCTCTGCTAAAGATAAGCGGTGCTATGACATAGTTGTATTTTTGACTAGTTTCAGTGAGATTCATGGTTTAAGCATGGCATATCTTGAGAAGGTTGATGGGTTCAAGACGGTGTTTAAGAGAAGGGAGATTGGTTCTCATGCTATTAGATGTCTTGAAGGAGATGATGTTCGGTTGTTTTCACATCAGATTCCTGCAAGGAAGCTTTCTGAGAATGAGGCTCCAGAGCTTTTGAAAGATTGTTGGGAACTTGATCCTGCTTCACTTCCTTCAGATTTGCTTAGTATTGATTGGCGGAGGTAA